The Candidatus Eisenbacteria bacterium genome has a segment encoding these proteins:
- a CDS encoding NADH-quinone oxidoreductase subunit B family protein, with protein sequence MGEPKNENPFRVLTPQPASESAVAPVTGTPAELQQSIREEVERGVLFTTVGGMVNWAVNQARANAIWPLGFGLACCAIEMMAIVGPRFDISRFGAEVFRASPRQADLMIVAGRVSVKMAPVVRQLYDQMPDPKWVISMGACASCGGMFNNYAIVQGVDKIVPVDIYVPGCPPRPEGLIHGIMKLQEKILASPVEVGTMTFHPKAAQPKKKSRKGAA encoded by the coding sequence ATGGGCGAACCCAAAAACGAGAATCCGTTCCGGGTCCTGACGCCGCAGCCGGCGTCCGAGTCGGCCGTGGCTCCGGTCACCGGCACACCGGCCGAGCTGCAGCAATCGATCCGCGAAGAAGTCGAGCGGGGCGTGTTGTTCACCACCGTGGGCGGCATGGTGAACTGGGCGGTCAATCAGGCCCGCGCCAACGCCATCTGGCCGTTGGGATTCGGCCTCGCCTGCTGCGCGATCGAGATGATGGCGATCGTCGGTCCACGCTTCGACATCTCGCGCTTCGGCGCCGAGGTGTTCCGGGCTTCGCCGCGCCAGGCCGACCTCATGATCGTCGCCGGTCGCGTCAGCGTGAAGATGGCGCCGGTGGTGCGCCAGCTCTACGACCAGATGCCCGATCCCAAGTGGGTGATCTCGATGGGAGCGTGCGCGTCGTGCGGCGGCATGTTCAACAACTACGCGATCGTGCAGGGCGTGGACAAGATCGTGCCGGTCGACATCTATGTGCCGGGTTGTCCGCCGCGTCCCGAAGGCCTCATCCACGGCATCATGAAGCTCCAGGAGAAGATCCTGGCGTCGCCGGTCGAGGTCGGCACGATGACCTTCCATCCGAAGGCGGCGCAGCCCAAGAAGAAGAGCCGAAAGGGAGCGGCTTGA
- a CDS encoding ABC transporter ATP-binding protein, giving the protein MSAHEEDALGRSYDRRLMRRLLGYLAPYRRYVALAIVIALAGSLVHLAGPYLTKEAIDFGIRHRDLGHLDKVALLYVLALVLGLALGYIETQLMQKVGQRIMLDLRMALFRHLQRLPVSYFDRHPVGRVLTRVTNDVDVLNELFTTGLVSFIGDVFLLLGILVAMVQLNAELMGVAFSVFPLIVILTLFLRSRVRRSFRDIRTRFARLNAFLNEQLGAIGTVQILNRERQSRKEFSDRNADHRDANLKAVRYNALIFPVLELIGALAVSLIVWYGGRQVMWTGITLGTLVAFIQYTQRFFRPISDLSEKYNLLQQAMASAERIFTLLDTPPDPSMANGVPVDRRPRVEKRLQGGLQLDHVWFAYRDEDWVLEDVSLEVAPGEKVALVGATGSGKTTIASLLMRFYDPQRGTVRVDGQDLRALDIRAVRSRMGLVLQDTFLFSGTIESNLRLSDGDIAREAIERAVRDVNARGFIDQLPRGFDAEVRERGATLSVGQKQLLAFARTLAADPDVLLLDEATANVDSQTEALIQQALHRLMQGRTSLVIAHRLSTIQNVDRIIVLHHGRVREMGTHAQLLEQKGIYYRLYQLQYFGGRPRRPSAGVEPWTPDPVVGSRLDFA; this is encoded by the coding sequence GTGAGCGCCCACGAGGAGGACGCGCTCGGCCGGAGCTACGACCGCCGCCTGATGCGCCGGCTGCTCGGCTATCTGGCGCCCTACCGCCGCTACGTCGCGCTGGCCATCGTCATCGCGCTGGCGGGGTCGCTGGTCCATCTCGCGGGTCCCTACCTCACCAAGGAAGCGATCGACTTCGGCATCCGCCACCGCGACCTCGGGCATCTGGACAAGGTCGCTCTGCTCTACGTGCTGGCGCTCGTGCTCGGCCTGGCGCTCGGATACATCGAGACCCAGCTGATGCAGAAGGTGGGGCAGCGCATCATGCTCGACCTCCGCATGGCGCTCTTCCGGCACCTGCAGCGCCTTCCGGTCTCCTACTTCGACCGGCATCCGGTGGGCCGGGTCCTGACGCGCGTGACCAACGACGTCGATGTGCTCAACGAGCTCTTCACGACCGGGCTCGTGTCGTTCATCGGCGACGTCTTCCTGCTGCTCGGCATCTTGGTCGCGATGGTGCAGCTCAATGCCGAGCTGATGGGCGTGGCGTTCTCGGTCTTTCCGTTGATCGTGATCTTGACGCTCTTCCTGCGCAGCCGCGTGCGCAGGAGCTTCAGGGACATTCGCACCCGCTTCGCCCGGCTCAATGCCTTCCTCAACGAGCAGCTGGGCGCCATCGGCACGGTCCAGATCCTCAATCGCGAGCGCCAGAGCCGGAAGGAGTTCAGCGACCGGAACGCCGATCACCGGGACGCCAATCTCAAGGCGGTGAGGTACAACGCGCTGATCTTCCCGGTCCTCGAGCTGATCGGCGCCCTCGCGGTCTCGCTGATCGTCTGGTACGGCGGCCGGCAGGTGATGTGGACCGGCATCACGCTGGGCACGCTGGTCGCGTTCATCCAGTACACGCAGCGGTTCTTCCGCCCGATCTCGGACCTGAGCGAGAAGTACAACCTGCTGCAGCAGGCCATGGCGTCCGCCGAGCGCATCTTCACGCTGCTCGATACGCCGCCCGATCCCAGCATGGCGAACGGGGTTCCGGTCGATCGCCGTCCGCGGGTCGAAAAGCGCCTCCAGGGCGGGCTCCAGCTCGACCACGTCTGGTTCGCCTATCGCGACGAGGACTGGGTGCTCGAGGACGTGTCGCTGGAGGTGGCGCCCGGCGAAAAGGTGGCGCTGGTCGGCGCCACGGGTTCGGGAAAGACCACGATCGCCAGTCTTCTGATGCGCTTCTACGACCCGCAGCGCGGCACGGTGCGCGTGGACGGCCAGGACCTGCGGGCGCTCGACATCCGCGCCGTGCGTTCACGGATGGGGCTGGTGCTGCAGGACACCTTCCTGTTCTCGGGCACCATCGAGAGCAATCTTCGGCTGTCCGACGGGGACATCGCGCGCGAAGCCATCGAGCGCGCGGTGCGGGACGTCAACGCGCGAGGATTCATCGACCAGCTCCCGCGCGGGTTCGATGCGGAGGTGCGCGAGCGCGGAGCGACGCTCTCGGTCGGCCAGAAGCAGCTGCTGGCCTTCGCGCGGACCCTGGCAGCCGATCCCGACGTGCTGCTGCTCGACGAGGCGACGGCCAACGTCGATAGCCAGACGGAAGCGTTGATCCAGCAGGCGCTTCATCGCCTCATGCAAGGCCGCACCTCGCTGGTGATCGCGCACCGGCTCTCCACCATCCAGAACGTCGACCGCATCATCGTCCTGCACCACGGTCGGGTGCGCGAGATGGGAACTCACGCGCAGCTCCTGGAGCAGAAGGGGATCTACTACCGGCTCTATCAGCTCCAGTACTTCGGTGGACGCCCGCGCCGTCCCTCGGCGGGCGTCGAGCCCTGGACGCCGGATCCCGTGGTCGGCTCGCGGCTGGACTTCGCTTAG
- a CDS encoding MFS transporter yields MSPMAAVWRDYRDAFGSFSRPARLFLVHIALGWAGYGVNTVLFNLYLVEGRYQESFIGGVISINALGLALAALPSGWLAERWGRRPCLLLGAALYGAGHLSRALVLSPFAIYAGSMLSGVGQSLVAISAAPFLTEHSTPKERTHLFSAFFAIELLAGVVGSLIGGWLPNALLEMPAPISPSLLEAYRWTLIVGAGLDFASMLPLLRLRGLQEAPLAHERARLDPREQWRLLPIAVNAAMLGAGAGLFIPFMNLYFKTRFDCSSAQIGVFFSVAQVMTAAAMMIGPAVARRYGKLRTATASQLLSLPFLVTLGIERRLETAVGAFWMRAIFMQASTPLIGTFVMEALPPALRARSASFTNLVWNMGWAVSATLSGVLIVRFGYAVPFYVTAVLYMGAALWLYRSFRHVPEVGREPALSEEAKGLRGEGPLTE; encoded by the coding sequence ATGAGTCCGATGGCCGCGGTATGGCGCGATTACCGGGACGCGTTCGGATCGTTCTCGCGTCCCGCCCGCCTCTTCCTCGTCCACATCGCGCTGGGATGGGCGGGGTACGGCGTCAACACCGTCCTCTTCAATCTCTACCTGGTCGAAGGCCGCTACCAGGAGAGCTTCATCGGCGGTGTCATCTCCATCAACGCGCTCGGCCTGGCGCTGGCAGCGCTGCCGTCCGGATGGCTCGCCGAGCGCTGGGGCCGGCGTCCCTGTCTCCTGCTCGGCGCCGCGCTCTACGGAGCCGGACATCTGTCCCGGGCGCTGGTGCTCTCTCCGTTTGCCATCTATGCCGGCAGCATGCTGTCCGGCGTCGGGCAATCGCTGGTGGCGATCTCCGCGGCGCCGTTCCTCACCGAGCACTCCACGCCCAAGGAACGCACGCACCTCTTCAGCGCGTTCTTCGCCATCGAGCTGTTGGCCGGCGTGGTGGGCAGCCTGATCGGCGGCTGGCTCCCCAACGCCCTGCTGGAGATGCCGGCGCCGATCTCGCCTTCGCTGCTGGAGGCCTACCGTTGGACGCTGATCGTCGGCGCCGGGCTCGACTTCGCCTCCATGCTTCCACTGCTGCGGCTGCGCGGGCTCCAGGAAGCGCCGCTCGCGCACGAGCGCGCGCGGCTCGATCCCCGGGAGCAGTGGCGCCTCCTGCCCATCGCCGTCAACGCCGCCATGCTCGGGGCCGGAGCGGGTCTCTTCATTCCATTCATGAACCTCTACTTCAAGACACGCTTCGACTGCTCGAGCGCGCAGATCGGCGTCTTCTTCTCGGTGGCCCAGGTGATGACGGCGGCGGCGATGATGATCGGCCCGGCGGTGGCCCGGCGATACGGGAAGCTCCGTACCGCCACCGCCTCGCAGCTCCTCTCCCTCCCCTTCCTGGTCACGCTGGGAATCGAGCGCCGACTGGAGACCGCCGTGGGCGCGTTCTGGATGCGGGCGATCTTCATGCAGGCCTCCACGCCTCTGATCGGGACGTTCGTGATGGAGGCGCTGCCTCCGGCCCTGCGTGCGCGCTCGGCCAGCTTCACCAATCTGGTGTGGAACATGGGATGGGCGGTGAGCGCGACACTCAGCGGCGTGCTGATCGTGCGCTTCGGATACGCCGTGCCGTTCTACGTCACGGCCGTGCTCTACATGGGAGCGGCACTATGGCTGTATCGATCGTTTCGCCATGTCCCGGAGGTCGGCCGCGAGCCCGCGCTGAGCGAGGAAGCGAAGGGACTTCGCGGCGAAGGCCCGCTGACCGAGTGA
- a CDS encoding ABC transporter ATP-binding protein, with protein MPYLGRYRTGLAWGLTCVLLTNWISLAQPQVLRFAVDDLYRGVTAAKLGRYALILFAIALVGGGFKYLMRHLVIGISRHIEFDLRNDLFAHLLRLPVQYFQRHRTGELMSRATNDLAAVRMMLGPGLMYLVNTVAVGSAAVFLMLAISPRLTLYALLPLPIMSLSVWFFGDRIHRGFEAVQAQFAQISARVQENLSGVRVVRSFAREDRELEEFASLNQQYLEKNFGLIRTWGFFHPWLAFLSGLAALLALYVGGREVIRGRITLGEFVAFTVYLAMLNWPMYALGWVVNLWQRGMASLQRLDDILRIEPAIHSAPDAITPARCIGTIEFRHLTFTYPGADRPALIDVSLEVPAGSTVAIVGRTGAGKSTLLSLLPRLFDPPPGTVFLDGIDILRYDLDWLRAHLAIVPQETFLFSATLEENIAMGVEKANLESVVQAARVARLDGDVRDFPQGYQTMIGERGLTLSGGQRQRSAIARALMRDAPVVLLDDCLSSVDAQTEEGILDGLRAETRDRTTLLVSHRVNALRHADSIVVLDEGRIVERGTHDTLLALNGRYAELERRQQLEEELEAS; from the coding sequence CTGCCCTACCTCGGGCGCTATCGCACGGGTCTCGCGTGGGGCCTGACGTGCGTTCTCCTCACCAACTGGATCTCGCTGGCGCAGCCGCAGGTCCTCCGTTTCGCCGTCGACGATCTCTACCGCGGCGTCACGGCCGCGAAGCTCGGGCGTTACGCGCTCATCCTGTTCGCCATCGCGCTGGTCGGCGGCGGATTCAAGTACCTGATGCGCCACCTGGTGATCGGGATCTCGCGTCACATCGAGTTCGATCTTCGCAACGACCTGTTCGCGCACCTCCTCAGACTCCCGGTGCAGTACTTCCAGCGCCACCGAACCGGCGAGCTGATGTCGCGTGCCACCAACGACCTCGCGGCCGTGCGCATGATGCTGGGCCCCGGCCTCATGTATCTGGTCAACACGGTGGCGGTGGGCAGCGCGGCGGTGTTCCTCATGCTCGCGATCAGCCCGCGGCTCACGCTCTACGCGCTCCTGCCTCTCCCCATCATGTCGCTCTCCGTGTGGTTCTTCGGCGATCGCATCCACCGGGGGTTCGAAGCCGTGCAGGCGCAGTTCGCGCAGATCTCCGCGCGGGTTCAGGAGAACCTCTCCGGAGTGCGCGTGGTCCGCTCGTTCGCGCGCGAGGATCGCGAGCTCGAAGAGTTCGCCTCGCTCAATCAGCAGTATCTCGAGAAGAACTTCGGCCTGATCCGCACCTGGGGCTTCTTCCATCCGTGGCTGGCCTTCCTCTCGGGTCTCGCGGCCTTGCTGGCGCTCTACGTCGGCGGGCGCGAGGTGATCCGAGGGAGGATCACGCTCGGAGAGTTCGTCGCCTTCACGGTCTATCTCGCGATGCTCAACTGGCCGATGTACGCGCTCGGCTGGGTGGTGAACCTGTGGCAGCGTGGCATGGCCTCGCTGCAGCGCCTCGATGACATCCTCCGTATCGAGCCCGCGATCCACAGTGCGCCGGACGCGATTACGCCGGCCCGTTGCATCGGAACGATCGAGTTCCGGCACCTCACCTTCACCTATCCGGGCGCCGACCGGCCGGCGCTGATCGACGTGTCGCTCGAGGTTCCGGCGGGCAGCACGGTCGCGATCGTCGGCCGCACCGGGGCCGGGAAGAGCACGCTGCTGAGCCTCCTGCCGAGACTCTTCGATCCACCACCCGGCACGGTGTTCCTCGACGGCATCGACATCCTCCGTTACGACCTCGACTGGCTGCGCGCGCACCTCGCGATCGTTCCGCAGGAGACCTTCCTGTTCTCGGCGACCCTCGAGGAGAACATCGCCATGGGTGTCGAGAAGGCCAACCTGGAGTCCGTGGTCCAGGCTGCCCGCGTCGCGCGCCTCGACGGCGACGTGCGTGACTTTCCCCAGGGTTACCAGACCATGATCGGGGAGCGGGGCCTCACGCTCTCCGGCGGCCAGCGGCAGCGCTCCGCGATCGCCCGTGCGCTGATGCGAGACGCGCCGGTCGTGCTCCTGGACGACTGCCTCTCGAGCGTCGACGCCCAGACCGAGGAGGGCATCCTCGATGGCCTGCGCGCCGAGACGCGGGACCGCACCACGCTGCTGGTCTCGCATCGGGTGAATGCGCTGAGGCACGCCGACTCGATCGTGGTCCTCGATGAAGGCCGCATCGTCGAGCGCGGCACGCACGACACGCTGCTCGCGCTGAACGGTCGCTACGCGGAGCTCGAGCGCCGGCAGCAGCTCGAGGAAGAGCTGGAAGCGTCGTGA
- a CDS encoding electron transfer flavoprotein subunit beta/FixA family protein, which produces MLQVVCIKQVADTETRVKVAADGKVLDPAGVTWILNPYDEFALEQALRIKESAGAGEVVVISLGGAQAQTTIRNALAMGADRAIHLKTDRVAPDPLIVAKALASEIQALSPQIVWLGKQAVDDDQAQVGPMVGEILSWPCVTVVAKMEMSGNKAVVEREIEGGREVIEVELPAVLAADKGLNEPRYASLKGIMAAKKKPIEEKPASLAEPGLEILSMALPAGRAAGRIVGEGPGAVPELVRLLREEAKVI; this is translated from the coding sequence GTGCTGCAGGTGGTGTGTATCAAGCAGGTCGCCGACACGGAGACGCGTGTCAAAGTCGCGGCCGACGGCAAGGTGCTCGATCCCGCCGGAGTGACCTGGATCCTCAATCCCTACGACGAGTTCGCGCTCGAGCAGGCATTGAGGATCAAGGAGTCCGCAGGCGCCGGAGAAGTGGTCGTGATCTCGCTGGGAGGCGCCCAGGCGCAGACCACGATCCGTAACGCGCTGGCGATGGGAGCGGACCGCGCGATCCACCTCAAGACCGATCGGGTGGCGCCGGACCCGCTGATCGTGGCCAAGGCGCTGGCGAGCGAGATCCAGGCGCTCTCGCCTCAGATCGTCTGGCTCGGTAAGCAGGCGGTCGACGACGACCAGGCGCAGGTGGGGCCGATGGTGGGCGAGATCCTGTCGTGGCCGTGCGTGACGGTGGTGGCCAAGATGGAGATGAGCGGGAACAAGGCCGTCGTCGAGCGAGAGATCGAAGGCGGCCGCGAAGTGATCGAGGTCGAGCTGCCGGCCGTGCTGGCTGCGGACAAGGGCCTGAACGAACCTCGTTACGCCTCGCTCAAAGGCATCATGGCCGCGAAGAAGAAGCCGATCGAGGAAAAGCCCGCGAGCCTTGCGGAGCCGGGGCTCGAGATCCTTTCGATGGCTCTCCCCGCAGGGCGCGCCGCGGGGCGGATCGTCGGTGAAGGCCCGGGGGCGGTGCCGGAGCTGGTGCGGCTGCTGCGCGAAGAAGCGAAGGTGATCTGA
- the lysA gene encoding diaminopimelate decarboxylase produces MSSSPAFVGGVSLSSALAALRSVQPDARAFYLYDLGVVIERAARFQKAVAGLAPRIAYALKANALPSLLEPLARMGLAADAASLGELEIAKAAGFDAEHRVLNGNGKTPEELDWAARHGVWALNADHVAELDVLERVAAARERVVRVALRVNPGIETPGHRYVATGDDEAKFGIAPSEALAAWEKAGARWPHLTVDGLHLHVGSQLLEPAPLERALEAALALRDEAARRGARLSLINLGGGFGIDYEGAREFPLEQFGGTVTERLRGANLDLAFEPGRWLVATAGVLVAEVLWVKERDGRRFIVLAAGMNDFLRPALYGARHRIVAVDARPGPRTPAAVVGPVCESADVFDPSAALPPLEPGDLLAILDVGAYGASMASHYNGRPRLPELVVSDGGLILARPGHPVTEPSFSPAPLPLPARG; encoded by the coding sequence ATGAGCTCTTCGCCGGCGTTTGTAGGAGGAGTATCGCTCTCGAGCGCGCTGGCGGCGCTGCGGAGCGTGCAACCCGATGCGCGCGCCTTCTATCTCTACGACCTCGGCGTGGTGATCGAGCGCGCGGCGCGCTTCCAGAAGGCGGTCGCCGGGTTGGCCCCGCGCATCGCCTATGCGCTCAAGGCGAATGCGCTGCCGTCGCTGCTCGAGCCGCTGGCGCGCATGGGGCTCGCGGCGGACGCCGCGTCGCTCGGCGAGCTGGAGATCGCGAAAGCCGCCGGATTCGACGCGGAGCATCGGGTTCTGAACGGGAACGGCAAGACGCCGGAGGAGCTGGATTGGGCGGCGCGTCACGGAGTGTGGGCGCTCAACGCCGATCATGTCGCCGAGCTCGACGTGCTCGAGCGAGTCGCCGCGGCGCGAGAACGCGTGGTGCGAGTGGCGCTGAGGGTCAATCCGGGAATCGAGACTCCTGGGCACCGCTACGTGGCCACCGGAGACGACGAAGCCAAGTTCGGCATTGCGCCGAGCGAGGCGCTCGCCGCGTGGGAGAAGGCCGGCGCGCGCTGGCCTCATCTGACGGTGGACGGACTGCATCTCCACGTCGGCTCCCAGCTGCTCGAGCCCGCACCGCTCGAGCGGGCGCTCGAGGCGGCGCTGGCGCTACGCGACGAGGCGGCGCGCCGCGGTGCGCGGCTGTCGCTCATCAACCTCGGCGGGGGGTTCGGCATCGACTACGAAGGCGCGCGTGAGTTTCCGCTCGAGCAATTCGGCGGGACCGTGACCGAGCGGTTGCGCGGCGCGAACCTGGATCTGGCCTTCGAGCCTGGAAGATGGCTGGTCGCCACGGCTGGCGTGCTGGTCGCCGAGGTGCTCTGGGTCAAGGAGCGCGACGGCAGACGCTTCATCGTGCTCGCCGCCGGGATGAACGACTTCCTGAGGCCCGCGCTGTACGGGGCGCGGCACCGGATCGTCGCGGTGGACGCGCGGCCGGGGCCGCGGACTCCCGCCGCGGTGGTCGGCCCGGTGTGCGAGAGCGCGGACGTGTTCGATCCGTCCGCGGCGCTGCCTCCGCTCGAGCCCGGCGATCTGCTCGCGATCCTCGACGTCGGAGCGTACGGCGCGAGCATGGCGTCTCATTACAACGGGCGGCCTCGCCTGCCGGAGCTCGTGGTGAGCGACGGAGGGCTGATTCTCGCGCGGCCGGGCCATCCGGTGACGGAGCCGTCGTTCTCGCCCGCTCCGCTGCCGCTTCCAGCGCGAGGCTGA
- a CDS encoding molybdenum cofactor guanylyltransferase gives MVRGILVAGGSGRRLGASKARVAIAGVTLLQRALDAISAVAGEIVVAAPERMNLRLPDSPRARRVFDRAEGKGPLAGIVAALEDRAFDVAVVLGIDFPLMRAATLEAIVARLGVAPDVEAVVPAPGGRLQPLAAAYRREFTSRLVAAFESGERSIVKAVERLAPTVLSDEEIAALEGGAEAFFNLNTPEDLTEAARRIAASTLQP, from the coding sequence ATGGTGCGCGGCATCCTGGTCGCGGGAGGAAGCGGCCGGCGTCTCGGAGCTTCCAAGGCGCGCGTGGCGATCGCCGGGGTGACCCTGCTCCAGCGCGCGCTCGACGCGATCAGCGCCGTGGCCGGCGAGATCGTGGTCGCCGCACCCGAGCGCATGAATCTGCGCCTGCCGGATTCTCCCCGCGCGCGCCGCGTCTTCGATCGCGCCGAAGGCAAAGGCCCCTTGGCGGGGATCGTCGCCGCACTCGAAGACCGGGCCTTCGACGTGGCGGTGGTGCTGGGCATCGACTTTCCGCTCATGAGAGCGGCCACGCTCGAGGCGATCGTGGCGCGGCTCGGCGTGGCGCCGGACGTGGAGGCGGTCGTCCCGGCGCCGGGAGGCCGGCTCCAGCCGCTGGCGGCGGCGTATCGGCGCGAGTTCACGTCCAGGCTCGTCGCGGCGTTCGAGAGCGGAGAGCGCTCGATCGTGAAGGCGGTCGAGCGGCTCGCGCCGACCGTCCTGAGCGATGAAGAGATCGCCGCCCTCGAAGGCGGCGCCGAAGCGTTCTTCAATCTCAACACGCCCGAAGATCTGACCGAGGCCGCGCGGCGCATCGCCGCCAGCACGCTGCAGCCATGA
- a CDS encoding D-2-hydroxyacid dehydrogenase produces MASLRVLEFIRHADPVWNLPRPLVDHLRGRFPEVTIDSPRDQAEADRLLPDADIVLGWAVKPGNFHLTRRLQWIQVTAASVAGLLFPELVESPVRVTNGRGLWSEAMADHTIAVILMFARKLHLARDAQRSRQWVQTELGSGAPFRSLNGATLGMVGFGTIGRAVAQRAAVLGMHVIAVRRHPAADPSPAREQWPVERLPELLERAEWLVLAPPLTAQTRGMIGARELARMPEGAVLVNLGRGPLVDEPALLEALRRGTLAGAALDVFDQEPLPANSPFWDLPQVIVTPHISGLGPRLWERAMDLFARNLEAFQEGRPLENLVDKKAGY; encoded by the coding sequence ATGGCATCGCTCCGAGTCTTGGAGTTCATTCGCCACGCCGATCCGGTCTGGAACCTGCCACGGCCTCTGGTGGACCATCTGCGCGGGCGTTTCCCCGAAGTCACGATCGATTCGCCTCGCGATCAGGCCGAGGCCGACCGGCTTCTGCCCGACGCGGACATCGTGCTCGGCTGGGCCGTGAAGCCCGGCAACTTCCACCTCACGCGCCGCCTCCAATGGATCCAGGTGACGGCCGCGAGCGTCGCCGGCCTTCTCTTCCCCGAGCTGGTCGAGAGCCCGGTGAGGGTGACCAATGGACGCGGTCTCTGGTCGGAAGCGATGGCGGATCACACGATCGCCGTGATCCTGATGTTCGCTCGCAAGCTGCATCTCGCGCGCGACGCCCAGCGGTCGCGGCAATGGGTGCAGACCGAGCTGGGATCGGGCGCTCCGTTCCGGTCGCTGAATGGCGCGACGCTGGGGATGGTGGGATTCGGCACGATCGGACGCGCGGTGGCCCAGCGCGCGGCCGTGCTCGGGATGCACGTGATCGCCGTGCGCCGTCATCCCGCCGCCGATCCGTCGCCGGCCCGAGAGCAATGGCCGGTCGAGCGACTGCCGGAGCTGCTCGAGCGCGCCGAGTGGCTCGTGCTCGCGCCGCCGCTGACCGCGCAGACGCGCGGCATGATCGGCGCGCGCGAGCTCGCCCGAATGCCGGAGGGCGCGGTGCTCGTCAATCTCGGGCGCGGTCCTCTGGTCGACGAGCCGGCGCTCCTCGAGGCGCTGCGTCGCGGAACCCTGGCCGGGGCGGCGCTCGATGTCTTCGATCAGGAGCCGCTTCCGGCGAACAGCCCATTCTGGGATCTCCCGCAGGTGATCGTGACCCCGCACATCTCGGGTCTCGGCCCCCGGCTGTGGGAGCGAGCGATGGATCTCTTCGCGCGCAACCTCGAGGCATTCCAGGAAGGCCGTCCGCTCGAGAACCTCGTGGACAAGAAGGCGGGCTACTGA
- the ndhC gene encoding NADH-quinone oxidoreductase subunit A, with protein sequence MKEYLPILLFLLVAIAFAGGTILVSSLIVPRRSNRVKMSPYECGVDPVGSARDRFSIKFYLVAVLFILFDIEAVFLYPWAVAFRQLGLYGLIEMVLFIVVLLVGYLYVLKKKALDWE encoded by the coding sequence TTGAAAGAGTACCTGCCCATCCTGCTCTTTCTGCTGGTGGCGATCGCGTTCGCGGGCGGGACCATCCTGGTTTCGAGCCTGATCGTGCCGCGGCGCAGCAACCGGGTGAAGATGTCGCCCTACGAGTGCGGCGTCGACCCGGTGGGATCGGCGCGGGACCGGTTCTCCATCAAGTTCTATCTCGTTGCGGTGCTCTTCATTCTGTTCGACATCGAGGCCGTGTTTCTCTATCCGTGGGCCGTCGCCTTCCGGCAGCTGGGACTCTACGGGCTGATCGAGATGGTGTTGTTCATCGTGGTCCTGCTGGTGGGCTACCTATACGTCCTCAAGAAGAAAGCTCTGGACTGGGAATAG
- a CDS encoding electron transfer flavoprotein subunit alpha/FixB family protein produces MAVMVFIEQRDGQIRAVSREALGEAARLVAAGLPGPVVGVCAATSDPGLAGLGEAGASEVLLATHERFGRYEPAGYTQAVAAAVEQTKPVAVLFAGSAMGRDLAPRVAAKLDVGLATDCTVLAVESGKLVATRPIYAGKATQKVGFTRAPAMVSLRPKVFAPHAGNGGAAKVTPLTVSYDSEKTRARIVDVKATSAGKADLTEAEIIVSGGRGLKGPENFHLVEGLATALGGTVGASRAVVDAGWRPHADQVGQTGKTVSPKLYVAVAISGAIQHLAGMSSSRCIVAINKDKDAPIFKVADYGIVGDAFEIVPALTEAIQKLNAQG; encoded by the coding sequence ATGGCGGTGATGGTGTTCATCGAGCAGCGCGACGGCCAGATCCGCGCGGTGTCGCGCGAAGCGCTGGGCGAGGCGGCGCGCCTCGTCGCCGCGGGGCTGCCTGGACCGGTGGTCGGCGTCTGTGCCGCGACGTCGGATCCCGGGCTGGCGGGACTCGGAGAGGCCGGCGCGTCCGAAGTGCTGCTGGCGACCCACGAGCGCTTCGGCCGCTACGAGCCCGCCGGGTACACGCAGGCCGTCGCGGCCGCGGTGGAGCAGACCAAGCCCGTCGCGGTGCTGTTCGCGGGCTCGGCGATGGGGCGCGATCTGGCGCCCCGTGTCGCCGCGAAGCTCGACGTTGGTCTCGCCACCGATTGCACGGTGCTCGCCGTCGAGAGCGGAAAACTGGTCGCAACGCGGCCGATCTACGCTGGGAAGGCCACGCAAAAGGTGGGCTTCACGCGCGCTCCGGCGATGGTCTCGCTGCGGCCCAAGGTGTTCGCGCCGCATGCCGGCAACGGCGGCGCCGCCAAGGTCACGCCGCTCACGGTGTCCTACGATTCGGAAAAGACGCGCGCCCGGATCGTGGACGTGAAGGCGACATCTGCCGGCAAGGCGGATCTGACCGAGGCCGAGATCATCGTCTCAGGCGGACGCGGCCTGAAGGGCCCCGAGAACTTCCATCTGGTCGAAGGGCTGGCCACGGCCCTCGGCGGGACGGTCGGCGCGTCGCGCGCCGTCGTCGACGCGGGGTGGCGTCCGCACGCCGATCAGGTGGGTCAGACCGGAAAGACGGTCTCACCCAAGCTCTACGTGGCGGTGGCGATCTCCGGCGCGATCCAGCACCTGGCCGGCATGTCCTCCTCGCGTTGCATCGTGGCCATCAACAAGGACAAGGACGCTCCCATCTTCAAGGTCGCGGATTACGGCATCGTCGGTGACGCGTTCGAGATCGTGCCGGCGCTCACCGAAGCCATCCAGAAGCTCAATGCTCAGGGGTGA